The window GAATATACAAAGGAGCAATAAGGAAAACTTCAGTTAGTCAGCAGGAAGAAAATATTactgaagaaaatgagaagggagaaagcACTGAAGACATGGAATTTGAGAACAGAGATTATGTTGTATTCGGTGAtagcaaaagtgataatgaagCAACAAGTGATAATGAGATAAATGATGAAATGGCAAGTGAAACAGCCATGAGTGAAGATGAAATGAGAGAGCCTGAGCCTGACCACCTGGATCACCTTCAAGAACAGCCTGAAGTTATTGGTCCACCGGAGTCTAATAGAGAGCCTAGCTTAAGAGAAGGCCTGTGTGAAGACAGCATTGATGGGGATAACAGCTGTACTCTCATCATCCATGAGGAGGAGACGGTTGAGGGCCTCTCCAACTCACACTTCCAAAAGGATGGAGATTCACAAGAGAACATGAATTGCATTTTAGAGGATAGAACTAATAGGATAATGAATGATCATGAAGATGCACAGAGTTCAGATGCAGTTGATATTCCCTTTGGATATTGTTCAGTGCTCAaggataaaaaaatggaaatcttTGGCCTGCAAGACCAGACCAGTTTGTGCAATAGCAGCGCCTTACAGTtacagaaaaaggaaagtaagGGGAACTATGTAGCTGAACAGCAAAATGagtttgaggatgatgatgaaagcgATGATGACTCCAGTTCTGTCACTTCCAGTagctcctcatcatcttcctcctcttctagctCTTCAtcaagtagtgatgatgatgacaggatAAGTTTCAAGCAGAGAGGTAAGTACCATATTTGGCCTACAGAAGTAGTATCATACAATGTAGATGTTTAGTCATTCCTTTTAGAAAATGAAAAGTTATTGGTGACTGTCAAAATGGATTTGTCTTTTGTGAATAGTACTTTAGAGAAGTGATGACATTTTTCCTTATATTATATTCGGATCTCCTCATATTGGTGACACCAGAATTGTAATATTTTAAGagtaatatataaaaagaataaagaattatGGATTGACAATTGTTTTGATTAAACTGTTATATGATGTCTTTATCCATCATATCTGTAACTGTTGGTAGTAATTTATGCAACTTTAAAAATTGTTTTTTAATCATCCAGTGGAAAGAGCTGCCCAGGCTGCTAGAGACCAAGCTGCACGGGAAGCAGAAGCATCAGCAGCTGCTCTAATGTCTGCGCTGACAAATGATCATGTCCCAGACCAGAGCACAGAGATGCAAATCAAGGAGCAGTTGACCGAACCACCAATACAACCTCAAGAGTTACCAGGTCAAACCAAGCCAGATAATGCACCAATAATAGAGCACATGGATTCAGACTCGGCAAGATCTTCTCCTTCAGAAGACCTGGTCCACCACAGCGAAGACACAGTAGCTGCCACGGCTACAAGCTCAGTTTCCCATGTGTATGTAGATCCACCTGCAGGCTCCCTCCCTCTGACACATCACCTCTCTTGTCATGAACCCCCTGACATGTCACACAGTGGACGCGATCCAGCTGACCTCCAGGCAGCACAAGGTCTGGCAGACTTGCAGAGGGGCCAGAGCCTGAGCCTGAGCAACAACCCTTCAGGCTCTGCATCCAGCTCCATGACTTTTATGGTCAATGAACTACAAGAGGTGAGTGGGATCAGGACAAGGATAGCTCATAGTGTGGCTTGAATTGAATTGCAATATGCAAGTCTCTCATCTTAATTGGGTAATAATGGAAAACTACTTGTAATTTGCTTGCATTCTTACTGTTATGTTCTCTCATGATCATTACAGATTTTTAATAGGAATTCTAGGGGTACAGTGATGTGTTTTATATTAAAGATGTGTTATATCAGTTTTCCATTcttcatttatatagataaaattgTTTAGTGAACACacaataatttaaaataaataagattAGCTCTCCTGTTtgtgaaaaagacaaaaagaacaaaaaaaatcatatacatacaaacttccAGATCCCTCTTGAAATCAGACGATCTGTTAGTGGCAAGGGTCTTGAATGTGTTGTATGCGGGAAGGTGTTTAACCGCAAGTTGAAGTTAAAGCAGCATCACCGGACACACACTGGGGAGAGGCCCTGGGGATGCACCACTTGCGGAAAGTCTTTCAGCACTTCAGCTTATCTGCAGAAGCATCGCCTGACTTGTCACACTCCAGCACACCAAAGACAGTTTTCTTGTTGTATGTAATTGTCGGAATGTTTACAGTGCCAAGacaatatattattatcgttaatttcattattattgtcattttttttatatatactttttttttgaaCAATAGATATTACATTCATGTTGGATTGTGTATTTGCTGgctagtgtatgtgtatatgtgtgtgtggtgtgttgtgtttgttgtgttgtgttgagttgttatgtgtattgtgtgtgttgtgatgtgtgttttgtattgtgttgtgttgtgctgtgtgtgttgtgtattgtgctctgctgtggtgtgtgttgtgtatggtgtgtatgtggtgtgtgttctgtatggtgtgtagtgtgttgtgtgtggtgtgtcttgtgttgtgtgtggtgtgtcttgtgttgtgtgtggtgtgtcttgtgtcttgtgtattgtgtgtgtgtgtgtatttttttttttttttttttgtgtgtgtgtgtgtgtgtgtgtgtgtgtgtgtgtgtgtgtgtgtgtgtgtgtgtgtgtgtgtgtgtgtgtgtgtgtgtgtgtgtgtgtgtgtgtgtgtgtgtgtgtgtgtgtgtgtgtgtgtgtgtgtgtgcgtgtgtgcgtgtgcgtgtgtgtgtgcacatgcttgtttgtctgtgtctgttaggTTGACTGTTTGTTAATATACAAGTATCAGAAAATGGGGTAGAGATGAGTGGCTTAGCCatacctctctctcacacctttaTTTTGCAATTATATTTTAGAAATATTTGTGCCCTCAAAGCTCACCTTGTTAGCATTTCATAACCTAACCTTGTAGATGTTTCTCATAAGTATTTGTTTTCTCACtgtagtaatataaaaaaaaaaaatagttcttttACCATTAGCCAGATTTTCACCAAGAGATATATAGACTGGTTTCAATTTTAGATTGGATGAAGAGATAATCAAAACTGGTTAAAGACCTCTCTtgcgctgtgaagatattcattgtcattcatacctgTTCTATATTTGCCACTATTGACACTTTTTCTCCTTGTATTGTTGGCCTTTTTCCTCTCAGAATTTGTAGGTGTGTTTTAggcacatttctttctttatgttgctTGCATACTCATGCCCACACTTTATAGTTTGCTTTTAACACTTTCTCCCTGTCACCCATCAATTAtgtagaaaatatacataaacaattgtAGAGAGTAACTAGTAAATGAAGGGGTAAAGTTGGAAACATGGGATTTGGGTGAGCTACACTACATTACCGTAATAATGTGTATGTTAGtgagttcttgttttttttcagtttctgttGTGTGATGCAAAGTACTTTTTTCATAAATGTTTCTGTTGTAGTCAACAATGATGCACAGTAAATTTCACCACATACTTCTcagttcttgatatttttttttattgatatcactCTTGTTATCAGAAATAACAATACGAAATTTGTATTGTTAGAGGCAAGAAAACTTACCAAAAACATTTCTATAAATCCATACTTAACTTTTTTTAAGAGTTGTTTTCTGGTGATTGCTATTTTTTGTAAACTTCCTTACAGATGTGTGCCATAAGGGCTTTGGACTAAGAAGTGCACTACAGACACACCTTGCAACACATGCAACAAACAAGCCATTCACGTGTGATATTTGTGGGCAGACATTTGCTCTCAAGCACACAAGAGATACTCACAAGGCACAACACACAGGTAaagtgtaaatgtttataaatgtacCAGTGGTTTCTCCTATGGCACCAAGGTGTGAGATAGTTGGCACAATATGAGTTGTGAGTGAGCATCAACAAGCTTGCATGTGGAAGGAAGATTGAGTGTCCATATTAAACTCTGGGAATATTATGGAGTTTTCATTCATAGTTTCAGAGTGTCATAATGAAACCACTCTTGAGAACTTGtgagcacaatatatatatatatatatatatatatatatatatatatatatatatatatatatatttatatatatagatagatagatagatatagatatttcagTTGATGCTAGTGTAGGCATGGGTGAGGGTGTATCAATTAGCTACTGTATGGAAAAATGAACCAACATCAAGGTCTTTATGTTTAGTAAAGTAGCAATGCTGAGCAGTTATCTTATTCTTGAGCTGGGTAGAATTCTGCTTGTTTTTAAGTAATTTTAAGTTTAACAAAGGCAGGGGCAGGTTATTGTTCTAGGAGCTCATATGTCATACAGTTAACTTCACTATAAACAGTATTGTGAGGTGTATGTACAATCTGTGCAATAGAAGTCCAAATGCCTAATTAAATTCATAATTGTAGTGTAGTACAAGGCATGGAGGGAATGGTTGTATAATGCTTGGTGATATTCTTTCTTTGTGGGTCTGTAAGGTAAAGCTTGAATGTTTTCAGTGTCAAGTTATAACAAATGGACTGGAACATGGCATGGTATTGTTGAATTTAGTGTCATTTTCTGGCATATGTTTTTTATGTTCGTCAACAACTGTACTTTTGAGAAATACCCTACTCTTACTAGTTGGTACTCTATTTGAATTGTATATTTAACTATACTGATGCAGAAGTTAGTTGATTTGAAATGTAACAATaggttaatacatatacataaatctaggCCAATTTTAGATGATGTGGTAATCAGTTTACAAGGTAAATGTTGATGtgaagcaatgtttttttttctttatacaataGTGATGAAATAGTGTGTAACACAGTCTCTTAATAGTCATATGTAATTTCAGGGAATCGTCCATGGGTGTGCAGTGTTTGTGGTCGCTCATATGTCACAAAGTATAAATTAAGAGCACACATGAAGTCACACACAGGGGAATTAGTATGCTCTGTTTGCGGACGACAGTTCACCTCACAGGTAACCTCCttatttgtaaaaatattttGCTATATTGAGCCATAGCCATAGTGTCATGACTCAGATTTCCCTCTAGTCCTTGAGCTAAATCCAGGCCCAAATCTCCCCTTGTTACACTGGGCTAGTCTGGTTCCTTGCTGGCTTCAAAGCATGATAGAATGAGAGTGGTAACAATCCAATTAACTCTTAATCATGTAACTTTCCCAGCCAATGAATGTACAGAACAGCTTCTCCTTTACATTCATACAAACTCAATCTCCCATCAGTTTTGTTGCTCTACATCTGCTATTTTACTCTTCTTAAAATATTTCTTTTGTGCTCTGAGGTTGATTAAAAGTAAAGACAATCATGAAACAATAATGATTCACTTTTTCTGAGGATATATAAATTGCTTCAATTTTAATTGGTGACCAATAATTACCAACCAATTTCAATCACCCATTTTTCcggttttgtttctgtctctttcctcatttcaGCAGGAAGTGCTACAGCTTATTTGTTACTTGTTAAGTAATGAAAAAAGAGGTATTACTGATTTTGTAAATATACAAAAGGTTTTCATACCTGAATCAATACtgttctcttttttaatttcttttttttttttttttttttttttttttacaggactCCCTAGGACGTCACCAGAGACTTCATGAGGGTTCTGGAAAGAACTCTGTGCTTCCTACTTGCCATATTTGCAACAAGAAGTGTGCTACACCAAGTCTTCTTAAAAGACAT of the Penaeus chinensis breed Huanghai No. 1 chromosome 27, ASM1920278v2, whole genome shotgun sequence genome contains:
- the LOC125039588 gene encoding uncharacterized protein LOC125039588; the encoded protein is MGGSVLHMLVEVSEHFQEILRLAAADGVLDSWGIEMVLQNVSLSLHEDDNFQGHMLFGLHSLLLLLARKLEELGHEIYSDGCSCGWDTSQLPESQHSDIHRYTSGTVVRWVQGECYVLLASTEADAEMYHDTEQEGQADEDQEGKHEGGRDSIEDSYAQEYASSEKDSVHDNSHLDQERCDDSHFKDQEESISPSASSCKSSKEREDLASGEENEESEDCMCSSSAVHDTNTPVNMTDYRVERSSISDDETNKQKQGDPQNIPGNWSGCQVHSCSVKESKYKKDMVHKMSIETFKKSAEHEAIEDEYEDQGKNHPDRDESADLSYEGEDLQKTSVIKQEVENLEESISPNSDATNEFSEGAGHEINDEEQGDIRAEVDLPSLENQKFPLQKTNSDNEEIRSYLGNESLEGYRDNRIYKGAIRKTSVSQQEENITEENEKGESTEDMEFENRDYVVFGDSKSDNEATSDNEINDEMASETAMSEDEMREPEPDHLDHLQEQPEVIGPPESNREPSLREGLCEDSIDGDNSCTLIIHEEETVEGLSNSHFQKDGDSQENMNCILEDRTNRIMNDHEDAQSSDAVDIPFGYCSVLKDKKMEIFGLQDQTSLCNSSALQLQKKESKGNYVAEQQNEFEDDDESDDDSSSVTSSSSSSSSSSSSSSSSSDDDDRISFKQRVERAAQAARDQAAREAEASAAALMSALTNDHVPDQSTEMQIKEQLTEPPIQPQELPGQTKPDNAPIIEHMDSDSARSSPSEDLVHHSEDTVAATATSSVSHVYVDPPAGSLPLTHHLSCHEPPDMSHSGRDPADLQAAQGLADLQRGQSLSLSNNPSGSASSSMTFMVNELQEIPLEIRRSVSGKGLECVVCGKVFNRKLKLKQHHRTHTGERPWGCTTCGKSFSTSAYLQKHRLTCHTPAHQRQFSCYVCHKGFGLRSALQTHLATHATNKPFTCDICGQTFALKHTRDTHKAQHTGNRPWVCSVCGRSYVTKYKLRAHMKSHTGELVCSVCGRQFTSQDSLGRHQRLHEGSGKNSVLPTCHICNKKCATPSLLKRHVASHDRHNFKCSICGQDFANHQQLTAHQNKHHQSAVPALHRCHLCNKSFVKEADLNRHITTHSSPAFHQQNTTQSLPATQIKNCESEATNSRISQGMGALRQSNAACFMAGKKSDLFPQTQTPTQMNNSLPQAPCGNNSYLGGLSQTPQQQHSHHLQSAQLHPVTVNQTSQQQQLMANTSTNTQASTLQAPVFLASVSYDPEILGASLQETAYQQPQGQE